One Vespa crabro chromosome 4, iyVesCrab1.2, whole genome shotgun sequence DNA segment encodes these proteins:
- the LOC124423509 gene encoding uncharacterized protein DDB_G0292186-like, giving the protein NNNNKNNNNNNNNNNNNNNNNNNNSNNNNNNSNNNNIYNNNNNKYNNNNNNNNNNNYNNNNNNNTNINNNNNNNNSNNNNNTNNNDNNYKNNNNSNNNNNNYNNNNNNNNNNNNNNNNNNNNDNNNNDNNYNNYNDKNDNNNNNNSNNNNNNIYNNNINKYNNNNNNNNNNNYNNNNEITTIITITLTIRIIIITITNNNNSNNNNNNYNNNNNNNNNNNNNNNNNNNDNNN; this is encoded by the exons aacaataataacaaaaataacaataataataacaataacaataataataacaataacaataataataacaatagcaataacaataacaataatagcaataacaataatatttacaataacaataacaataaatataataacaataataacaataataacaataataactataacaacaataataacaataacactaacattaacaataataataataacaataacagtaacaataacaataataccaataacaatgacaataactataagaataataataatagcaataacaataacaataattataataacaataataataacaataacaataataataataataataataataacaataacaatgacaataataataatgacaataattacaataattataatgataagaacgataacaataataataacaatagcaataacaataacaataatatttacaataacaatatcaataaatataataacaataataacaataataacaataataactataacaacaataatgaaataacaacaataataacaataacactaacaataagaataataataataacaataaca aataataataatagcaataacaataacaataattataataacaataataataacaataacaataataataataataataataacaataacaatgacaataataat
- the LOC124423511 gene encoding GATA zinc finger domain-containing protein 4-like, producing the protein NYNNNNNNNNNNNNNNNNNNKNNNNNNNNNNNTNNNNNNRNYNNNNNNNNNNYNDNNNKYNNNNYNNNNNNYNNNNDNNNNNNNNTNNNNNNNNNNNNINNNNNNNNNIYDNDKNDNNNNNNNNNKKNNNNKINNNNNNNNNNNNNNNNNNNNNNNNLYDNNNNNN; encoded by the coding sequence aattataataacaataataataacaataacaataacaataataataataataataataataaaaataacaataacaataacaataataataataacactaacaataacaataacaatagaaactataataacaataataacaataacaataataattacaatgacaataacaataaatacaataacaataattacaataataacaataataactataacaacaataatgacaataacaacaataataacaataacactaacaataacaataataataataataataataataatattaataataacaataataataataataatatttatgataatgataagaacgataacaataataataacaataataataataaaaaaaacaataacaataaaattaataataataacaataacaataacaataacaataacaataataataataataataataataataataataatctttatgataataataataacaataat